One window of the Gloeomargarita sp. SKYB120 genome contains the following:
- the lpxC gene encoding UDP-3-O-acyl-N-acetylglucosamine deacetylase gives MMGQVTLAGVGLHTGQVTAVTLEPAPPGTGRVFYRENRPMLAHVHAVQPSALCTTLAQGMDKIHTVEHLLAALVGLGIDDVAIHVTGDEIPLLDGSAQPWVEQLQSWGTGQPTVRGMIREPVVVVEGDRFVAALPSEQLLFTCGIDFPDYPAIGRQWVTWVPAQEPFATAIAPARTFGLADQVAHWRAQGLIRGGSLANALVCDRKRGWLNPPLRFPDEPARHKLLDFLGDLALLGTLPRGHYLAYKAGHRLHLQLAAKLWTTGQTPSTMERCGSLSATP, from the coding sequence ATGATGGGACAGGTGACCCTCGCGGGCGTTGGGTTGCACACGGGACAGGTCACTGCGGTCACCCTAGAACCGGCACCGCCAGGGACAGGGCGGGTGTTTTACCGGGAGAACCGTCCAATGCTGGCCCATGTTCATGCTGTACAACCCAGTGCGCTCTGCACGACCTTGGCCCAAGGGATGGACAAAATCCATACAGTAGAACATCTGCTGGCCGCCCTGGTGGGGTTGGGAATTGACGATGTGGCGATTCACGTGACGGGCGACGAAATCCCCCTGCTCGACGGCTCGGCGCAACCCTGGGTGGAGCAGTTGCAGAGCTGGGGAACGGGCCAACCGACCGTCAGGGGAATGATTAGAGAACCTGTTGTGGTGGTCGAGGGGGACCGATTTGTGGCGGCTCTGCCCTCGGAACAGTTGTTATTCACCTGTGGGATTGATTTTCCCGACTACCCGGCCATTGGCCGGCAGTGGGTGACGTGGGTTCCGGCTCAAGAACCCTTTGCGACGGCGATTGCACCAGCGCGGACGTTTGGCTTAGCTGATCAAGTCGCGCACTGGCGGGCGCAGGGATTGATTCGCGGCGGCAGTTTGGCCAATGCGCTGGTGTGCGACCGCAAGCGGGGTTGGCTGAATCCTCCCCTGCGGTTTCCCGACGAACCCGCCCGCCACAAACTGCTGGACTTTTTGGGGGATTTGGCGTTGCTGGGAACCTTACCGCGTGGTCATTACCTGGCTTACAAAGCGGGGCATCGCCTGCACCTCCAACTGGCGGCTAAGCTGTGGACGACAGGACAAACGCCCAGTACA